The following DNA comes from Nocardia sp. XZ_19_385.
CGGCGCGCAACGCCAGCCATGCCGCCCGCTCAGCGGTGAGCAGCTCTCGATCGTGCTGGATCGCCGGATTGTTGATGGCCCGCTGAATCCCGCCCAGTTCCAGTGTGATTCGCAGTTCGTAGAGGTCCCGGATCAGCGGAATGCTGGGCCGCACCGGGCTGAATCCGTACTCCTCACGCCGCAGCAGCCCGTCCGAGCACAGCACCGTCAGCGCCTCCCGGATCGGCGTCCGCGAAATCCCGAACCGCGCCGACAGTTTCGGCTCGGTCAACCGCTCCCCGAACTTGATGTCCCCGTTCATCAGCTCGCCGCGCAGGGTCTCGTACACCACATCCCGCAGCGGCCGCCCGGCCGTTGTAGCCATCCGTGTCGACATGGGTGTATACGCTATTGACCTCGCGTTTCTACAAGATCGCCATAGGTAAGCAGCGGGTTAAACTCCGCTCACAAACGCTCAGTCGATCCCGAAAGGCGCCGCGTAGCGGACCTTTCCGCTGGGCAGCGGCCGATCGGCATCCAGCGTCAGCGCCATCAGCGCCTCATCCGGCACCTCGAAACTCACACTGATCCCGTGCTCGGAAGCCCGATCGAACCCGAACCGCGGGTAGTACTCCGGATGCCCGAGCACGACTATCGCGTGCTCGC
Coding sequences within:
- a CDS encoding GntR family transcriptional regulator — translated: MSTRMATTAGRPLRDVVYETLRGELMNGDIKFGERLTEPKLSARFGISRTPIREALTVLCSDGLLRREEYGFSPVRPSIPLIRDLYELRITLELGGIQRAINNPAIQHDRELLTAERAAWLALRADPPEQEPGFVVRDEEFHVTLLRSAGNAELVRSLESVNSRIRHVRMYDFMVNNRIETTITEHLAILDAVLAQDLPLAYQLLHRHIGESLDVVLDRVTRAMAAMSMEDK